A region from the Sorex araneus isolate mSorAra2 chromosome 6, mSorAra2.pri, whole genome shotgun sequence genome encodes:
- the NADSYN1 gene encoding glutamine-dependent NAD(+) synthetase isoform X1, with protein MGRKVTVATCALNQWALDFEGNLQRILKSIEIAKQRGARYRLGPELEICGYGCWDHYYESDTLLHSFQVLAALLEAPVTQDIICDVGMPVMHRNVRYNCRVIFLNRKILLIRPKMALANEGNYRELRWFTPWSRSRQTEEYFLPRMIQAVTQQETVPFGDAVLATRDSCIGSEVCEELWTPHSPHVDMGLDGVEIFTNASGSHHVLRKAHARVELVTAATAKNGGIYLLANQKGCDGDRLYYDGCALVAINGRVCAQGAQFSLDDVEVLTATLDLEDVRSYRAEISSRGLAASRASPYPRVKVDFALSSHDDLLVPLSEPLEWQYHGVGEEISLGPACWLWDFLRRSRQAGFFLPLSGGLDSAATACLVYSMCHQVCEAVRSGNQDVLSDVRALVSQTDYTPRDPRELCGRLLTTCYMASENSSEETRARAAELAQQIGSHHVGLSIEPAVKAIVGIFSLVTGTHPKFSVLGGSSRENLALQNVQARVRMVVAYLFAQLSLWARGLPGGLLVLGSANVDESLLGYLTKYDCSSADINPIGGISKTDLRTFMRFCAERFPLPALHRILAAPATAELEPLANGQVSQTDEEDMGMTYEELSVFGRLRKVAKAGPYSMFCKLLTLWRDTCSPRQVADKVMRFFGKYSANRHKMTTLTPAYHAESYSPDDHRFDLRPFLYRPGWPWQARCIEQQVLRLERGEQQEVDGVH; from the exons ATGGGCCGGAAGGTGACCGTGGCCACTTGCGCGCTCAACCAGTGGGCACTGGACTTCGAGGGCAATTTGCAGAGGATTTTAAAGA GTATTGAAATCGCCAAACAGAGAGGGGCAAGGTACAGGCTTGGACCAGAGCTGGAAATATG CGGCTACGGGTGCTGGGACCATTACTACGAGTCGGACACCCTCCTGCACTCCTTTCAGGTCCTCGCGGCCCTTCTGGAGGCCCCGGTCACGCAGGACATCATCTGTGACGTGGGGAT GCCCGTCATGCACCGGAACGTCCGCTACAACTGCAGGGTGATATTTCTCAACAG GAAGATCCTGCTCATCAGACCCAAGATGGCCCTGGCCAACGAGGGCAACTACCGGGAGCTGCGCTGGTTCACCCCCTGGTCCCGGAGCAG GCAGACAGAGGAGTACTTCCTCCCGCGCATGATCCAGGCCGTGACCCAGCAG GAGACGGTGCCCTTCGGAGACGCCGTGCTGGCCACCCGCGACTCCTGCATCGGGAGCGAGGTCTGCGAGGAGCTGTGGACGCCGCACAG CCCGCATGTGGACATGGGTCTGGACGGCGTGGAGATCTTCACCAACGCCTCGGGCAGCCACCACGTGCTGCGCAAGGCCCACGCCAGGGTGGAGCTGGTGACGGCCGCCACCGCCAag aaCGGGGGCATCTACCTGCTGGCCAACCAGAAGGGCTGTGACGGGGACCGGCTCTACTACGACGGCTGCGCGCTGGTCGCCATCAACGGCCGCGTGTGTGCGCAGGGCGCCCAGTTCTCCCTGGACGACGTG GAGGTGCTCACGGCCACGCTGGACCTGGAGGACGTCAGGAGCTACCGGGCCGAGATCTCGTCCCGGGGCCTGGCG GCCAGCAGGGCAAGCCCGTACCCGCGGGTGAAGGTGGACTTCGCCCTCTCGAGCCACGACGACCTGCTGGTGCCGCTGTCGGAGCCCCTGGAGTGGCAGTACCACGGCGTGGGCGAGGAGATCAG cctgggccccgcGTGCTGGCTCTGGGACTTCCTGCGGCGCAGCCGGCAG GCGGGGTTCTTCCTGCCCCTGAGCGGGGGGCTGGACAGCGCGGCCACTGCCTGCCTCGTCTACTCCATGTGCCACCAGGTCTGCGAGGCCGTGCGCAGCGGAA ACCAGGACGTGCTGTCCGACGTCCGCGCCCTCGTGAGCCAGACGGACTACACCCCGCGGGACCCCCGGGAGCTGTGCGGCCGCCTGCTGACCACCTGCTACATGGCCAGCGAGAACTCGTCCGAGGAGACGCGTGCGCGGGCGGCCGAGCTGGCCCAGCAGATCGGGAG CCACCACGTGGGCCTCAGCATCGAGCCAGCCGTGAAGGCCATCGTGGGCATCTTCAGCCTGGTGACGGGGACACACCCCAAGTTCTCGGTTCTGGGGGGCAGCAGCAGGGAAAACCTGGCTCTGCAGAACGTACAG GCCCGGGTCCGGATGGTCGTCGCCTACCTCTTTGCTCAGCTGAGCCTCTGGGCGCGGGGTCTGCCGGGCGGCCTGCTCGTGCTGGGCTCCGCCAACGTGGACGAGAG TCTCCTGGGCTACCTGACCAAGTACGACTGCTCCAGCGCCGACATCAACCCCATCGGCGGCATCAGCAAGACGGACCTGCGGACCTTCATGCGCTTCTGCGCCGAGCGGTTCCCGCTGCCCGCCCTGCACAG GATCCTGGCCGCTCCGGCCACGGCAGAGCTGGAGCCCTTGGCCAACGGGCAGGTGTCCCAGACGGATGAG GAGGACATGGGCATGACGTACGAGGAGCTGTCGGTGTTCGGGAGGCTCAGGAAGGTGGCCAAGGCGGGTCCCTACAGCATGTTCTGCAAACTCCTCACCCTGTGGAGGGACACGTGCTCCCCGCGCCAG GTGGCCGACAAAGTGATGCGGTTTTTCGGCAAGTACTCGGCCAACAGGCACAAGATGACCACGCTGACCCCCGCCTACCACGCCGAGAGCTACAGCCCCGATGACCACCGCTTCGACCTGCGCCCCTTCCTCTACCGCCCGGGCTGGCCCTGGCAGGCCCGCTGCATCGAGCAGCAG GTCCTCCGGCTGGAGCGAGGCGAGCAGCAGGAGGTGGATGGCGTGCACTGA
- the NADSYN1 gene encoding glutamine-dependent NAD(+) synthetase isoform X2, which produces MGRKVTVATCALNQWALDFEGNLQRILKSIEIAKQRGARYRLGPELEICGYGCWDHYYESDTLLHSFQVLAALLEAPVTQDIICDVGMKILLIRPKMALANEGNYRELRWFTPWSRSRQTEEYFLPRMIQAVTQQETVPFGDAVLATRDSCIGSEVCEELWTPHSPHVDMGLDGVEIFTNASGSHHVLRKAHARVELVTAATAKNGGIYLLANQKGCDGDRLYYDGCALVAINGRVCAQGAQFSLDDVEVLTATLDLEDVRSYRAEISSRGLAASRASPYPRVKVDFALSSHDDLLVPLSEPLEWQYHGVGEEISLGPACWLWDFLRRSRQAGFFLPLSGGLDSAATACLVYSMCHQVCEAVRSGNQDVLSDVRALVSQTDYTPRDPRELCGRLLTTCYMASENSSEETRARAAELAQQIGSHHVGLSIEPAVKAIVGIFSLVTGTHPKFSVLGGSSRENLALQNVQARVRMVVAYLFAQLSLWARGLPGGLLVLGSANVDESLLGYLTKYDCSSADINPIGGISKTDLRTFMRFCAERFPLPALHRILAAPATAELEPLANGQVSQTDEEDMGMTYEELSVFGRLRKVAKAGPYSMFCKLLTLWRDTCSPRQVADKVMRFFGKYSANRHKMTTLTPAYHAESYSPDDHRFDLRPFLYRPGWPWQARCIEQQVLRLERGEQQEVDGVH; this is translated from the exons ATGGGCCGGAAGGTGACCGTGGCCACTTGCGCGCTCAACCAGTGGGCACTGGACTTCGAGGGCAATTTGCAGAGGATTTTAAAGA GTATTGAAATCGCCAAACAGAGAGGGGCAAGGTACAGGCTTGGACCAGAGCTGGAAATATG CGGCTACGGGTGCTGGGACCATTACTACGAGTCGGACACCCTCCTGCACTCCTTTCAGGTCCTCGCGGCCCTTCTGGAGGCCCCGGTCACGCAGGACATCATCTGTGACGTGGGGAT GAAGATCCTGCTCATCAGACCCAAGATGGCCCTGGCCAACGAGGGCAACTACCGGGAGCTGCGCTGGTTCACCCCCTGGTCCCGGAGCAG GCAGACAGAGGAGTACTTCCTCCCGCGCATGATCCAGGCCGTGACCCAGCAG GAGACGGTGCCCTTCGGAGACGCCGTGCTGGCCACCCGCGACTCCTGCATCGGGAGCGAGGTCTGCGAGGAGCTGTGGACGCCGCACAG CCCGCATGTGGACATGGGTCTGGACGGCGTGGAGATCTTCACCAACGCCTCGGGCAGCCACCACGTGCTGCGCAAGGCCCACGCCAGGGTGGAGCTGGTGACGGCCGCCACCGCCAag aaCGGGGGCATCTACCTGCTGGCCAACCAGAAGGGCTGTGACGGGGACCGGCTCTACTACGACGGCTGCGCGCTGGTCGCCATCAACGGCCGCGTGTGTGCGCAGGGCGCCCAGTTCTCCCTGGACGACGTG GAGGTGCTCACGGCCACGCTGGACCTGGAGGACGTCAGGAGCTACCGGGCCGAGATCTCGTCCCGGGGCCTGGCG GCCAGCAGGGCAAGCCCGTACCCGCGGGTGAAGGTGGACTTCGCCCTCTCGAGCCACGACGACCTGCTGGTGCCGCTGTCGGAGCCCCTGGAGTGGCAGTACCACGGCGTGGGCGAGGAGATCAG cctgggccccgcGTGCTGGCTCTGGGACTTCCTGCGGCGCAGCCGGCAG GCGGGGTTCTTCCTGCCCCTGAGCGGGGGGCTGGACAGCGCGGCCACTGCCTGCCTCGTCTACTCCATGTGCCACCAGGTCTGCGAGGCCGTGCGCAGCGGAA ACCAGGACGTGCTGTCCGACGTCCGCGCCCTCGTGAGCCAGACGGACTACACCCCGCGGGACCCCCGGGAGCTGTGCGGCCGCCTGCTGACCACCTGCTACATGGCCAGCGAGAACTCGTCCGAGGAGACGCGTGCGCGGGCGGCCGAGCTGGCCCAGCAGATCGGGAG CCACCACGTGGGCCTCAGCATCGAGCCAGCCGTGAAGGCCATCGTGGGCATCTTCAGCCTGGTGACGGGGACACACCCCAAGTTCTCGGTTCTGGGGGGCAGCAGCAGGGAAAACCTGGCTCTGCAGAACGTACAG GCCCGGGTCCGGATGGTCGTCGCCTACCTCTTTGCTCAGCTGAGCCTCTGGGCGCGGGGTCTGCCGGGCGGCCTGCTCGTGCTGGGCTCCGCCAACGTGGACGAGAG TCTCCTGGGCTACCTGACCAAGTACGACTGCTCCAGCGCCGACATCAACCCCATCGGCGGCATCAGCAAGACGGACCTGCGGACCTTCATGCGCTTCTGCGCCGAGCGGTTCCCGCTGCCCGCCCTGCACAG GATCCTGGCCGCTCCGGCCACGGCAGAGCTGGAGCCCTTGGCCAACGGGCAGGTGTCCCAGACGGATGAG GAGGACATGGGCATGACGTACGAGGAGCTGTCGGTGTTCGGGAGGCTCAGGAAGGTGGCCAAGGCGGGTCCCTACAGCATGTTCTGCAAACTCCTCACCCTGTGGAGGGACACGTGCTCCCCGCGCCAG GTGGCCGACAAAGTGATGCGGTTTTTCGGCAAGTACTCGGCCAACAGGCACAAGATGACCACGCTGACCCCCGCCTACCACGCCGAGAGCTACAGCCCCGATGACCACCGCTTCGACCTGCGCCCCTTCCTCTACCGCCCGGGCTGGCCCTGGCAGGCCCGCTGCATCGAGCAGCAG GTCCTCCGGCTGGAGCGAGGCGAGCAGCAGGAGGTGGATGGCGTGCACTGA